The genomic interval ACCATCTGGGAAAATTGCAACTCTGATGACAGAGTACTTCGAGAGAAGAACTTTGACTCCTTGCTTGACTCTTTCCCAATCGGGGACTTCCCATTCTAGAGCGCCAATAGTCTGAGATAAGCGGTGGTAGTGAGCCAACCAGCTTGTCAAAGGATGTTTTAAAGAGTCATGATAAATGCGGATAGTAGTAAAAGCGCTGGCTCCGTATAACAAAGCTGGATCGTCACTTCTTATCTCCAGTTTATTATCGGCAATAATTTGACCATTGTACCAAAACAACTGCGTTTAACTTAGGGGTGATATGGGTAGTATAACTACAGAGGCTTAATTGCTCTAAGTATCACAATATTGTATGTAGAAACAGACACACAAACTTAAGTATCTTTCAGTTTCATAATGAAACTAGAACTTATCAATATAATAACTCCTAATTATTTTCCTACTAGCGATCGCCTTTTCTGAATCAATGTACTCTTTCAAACCTATGCCAATCAATGATAAGCCTAGTAATCAACAAAATCCGTTATCTAATCGGACTTTTTTGGCGATTGAAGATCCACAGGGTAGGCGTGTTATTAGTCTCGATAAAAGCATTTATTCTTTAGGGAGGGAATCAAAGAACTCGATTGTGCTGCGATCGCCCCATGTTTCTCGCTATCATGCTACTCTTTTAAAGGTCTATAGTCCAGAGACGGATGCTCATCTCTTTCAAGTCATAGATGGAGATCTGCAAGGAAATAGAAGTACAAATGGCTTGAAAGTTAATGGGAAAAAGTGCTTTTCTAAAACTTTACACGACCGAGATTTAATTCAGTTTTCCGAACAAGTCAGAGCTTACTATTTGGTTACCGGTGTGGAAGCTACAGAAAGCTTTGTTTATGAACTTTGCGAACAGCTTAGCGGTAATGAAAAATCTAAGGGTAATATTGACCCTTTTGAAACAGTTGTAGGTAATGAAAGCGATACAGAGTCAGTTCAAAATTCTGTGTTAATCAGACTTGCTTCATTTCCAGAACTCATCCCCAGTCCGATTATTGAAATTGATTTAAATGGGAAAATTACTTATATTAATCCAGCAGCGCTGCTCAAGCTAGAAAATATCCAGCAAATGCAAGCCAAACACCCTATTTTGACTGGTTTGATTAATATCGTAGATGAACAAAGACAATTTTTTGTCAGAGAAGTCGAAGTAGATGGGGCTGTATTTGAGCAGACAATCCACTATATTGCTGAAAGTCGTCTTTTAAGAAGTTATTTAACTGATATTACCGAAAGAAAGCGGGCTGAATCGGCTTTAAGAGAAAGTGAAGAAAGGTACGCCCTAGCCGCTAGAGCCGCTAATGATGGATTATGGGACTGGAAAATTAAGACTCAAGAAATATACTATTCTAGTCGATGGAAATCCATGCTGGGCTATGAAGAAGGCGAAATTGGTAATAGTCCAGATGAATGGTTTAATCGCATCCATCCCGAAGATTTACAAAGAGTTCAAGCAGAACTAGCAGCACACGTAGAAGGTGCAACACCCCATTTTCGGAGCGAATATCGGATGCTCTACAAGAATGGTGAATACAATTGGATGCTCAGCCAAGGAATCATCGTTCAAGATGAAACTGGGGAAGTGTATCGGATGGCTGGATCGCAAACCGATATACAAGGTCGTAAACACGCAGAAGCACAACTAATGCATGATGCACTGCATGATGCTCTTACTTCCTTGCCTAATCGCGTTCTGTTTATGGATCGTCTAGAACACGCCTTGGAAATGACTAAAAGACGATCTGATTATATGTTTGCGGTCTTATTTTTAGATCTTGACCGCTTTAAGGTCGTCAATGATAGCCTAGGTCATCAAAGTGGCGATCAACTACTGATTGCTTTGGTTAAAAGGCTAGAAAACTGTATTCGCGGCGCTGATACCTTAGCACGTTTGGGGGGAGATGAGTTTGCCATTATTCTAGAAGATGTGCGATCGGTTAATGATGCTAAATATGTCGCCGATCGCTTACAAAAACAATTAGCTTTACCTTTTAATATTCAAAAGCAAGAAATATTCTCTAGTGTCAGTATTGGCATTGCTTTGAGTAACAACACTTATGTTTCTGCCCAAGAGGTCTTGCGAGATGCAGATATCGCTATGTATCGCGCCAAAGCTCAAGGTAAGGCTTGTTATGAAATCTTTGACCCTTCAATGCACACTAAAGCTGTCACTCTGTTACAGCTAGAGAGCGATTTAAGACGAGCTACAGAACGCCAAGACTTGATGATTCACTATCAGCCCATAGTTTCCCTTTCATCTGGTGAAATTGCTGGATTTGAAGCCCTTTTGCGCTGGCATCATCCTGAAAGAGGCTGGGTAAAACCAGGAGAATTAATCCCAGTGGCTGAAGATACTGGATTAATTCTCCCGATAGGATACTGGGTATTGCGGGAAGCTTGTCGTCAACTCAAAATCTGGCAAGAACAATTTGCTACTGAACCCCCATTAACTGTCAGTGTGAATTTGTCAGGAAAACAGTTTAAAGAGGCTAATTTGTTAGGTCAAATCCAACACATAATTACTGAAACTCAAATTAACCCCAAAACTCTGAAGTTAGAAATTACCGAAAGTGTCATTGTCGAGAACGCAGAAGCAGCAGCTAAAACTCTTTCGGAACTGCGTGCTATGGGAGTTCAAATTTATATTGATGATTTTGGGACAGGCTATTCTTCTTTGGGTTATTTACATCGTTTTCCGCTAGATGCCTTGAAGATTGACCGCTCATTTATCATTAATATGTGTAATGAAACCGAAAGTGCGGAAATTGTCCAAACAATTATCAATTTAGCTCAGAATCTCCAAATTTATATAGTCGCTGAAGGTGTAGAAACACAGCAACAGTGGGAACAATTGAGGAAAATTGACTCAACTGGCGGCTATGGTCAAGGATACTATTTCTCTCATCCTCTTTCTGGCGCTGAAGTAGAGCAGTTACTTGCAGAAGAGGTGCAATGGTAAAAATAAGGAATAAGGAATAAGGTTAGCTTGGCGCAGCCTGCGCGTAGCGCATAGAGTAAAGAAGGGTAAAAAGCCTAAAAATCCCCAATCAGGAACACTCAACTCTGAATTAATCTGGGTAAATCTTTTTTGGCTTGAGCTTCGTATAACCAATGAAATCAATCACAAGAGGCTAAAGCAAAGTACTAACTACAAGATTTGTTTTAGTGCGTAAATCCTGTTTCAAATTGGTATGATTTTAGGACAAAAGCCTCACAGCAGAAAGGAAGAAATAAAGTGACATATCTGGAGACAGCAGCCGATTTTTACTCTCAAGTAGCCGAAACGCCGCAAGTAGGTTTATGCTGTGTTCAAAGTAACCCTCTACAGTTTCCTGGATTGAAAATTCCTCAAGCCATGCAGGAGATGAATTATGGGTGTGGAACAACGATACACCCTACAGAGTTAGTCAATCAGCCAACAGTGTTATATGTTGGGGTGGGTGGCGGTTTAGAGGCGTTACAGTTTGCTTACTTTTCCCGCATCCCTGGTGGGGTAATCGCAGTAGAACCAGTCCCCGCGATGCGTCAAGCAGCAAAGAGGAATTTAGCCACAGCCAGCTTAGAAAACTCTTGGTTTGACCCAAGTTTTGTGCAAATAATTGAAGGAGATGCGTTTCAGCTTCCAGTTGCTGATGAATCAGTCGATGTAGTAGCTCAAAATTGCTTGTTTAATATCTTTGAACCGGAAGATTTAAATAAGGCTCTTCAGGAGGCGTATCGGGTATTAAAGCCAGGTGGAAGGTTGTTAATGAGCGATCCTATAGCTACTCGTCCCATTCCCGAACATTTGCGGCAAGATCAGCGTTTGCGGGCTATGTGTTTATCTGGCGCTTTAACCTATGATGACTATGTTAAACATTTAGTAAC from Merismopedia glauca CCAP 1448/3 carries:
- a CDS encoding EAL domain-containing protein; the encoded protein is MPINDKPSNQQNPLSNRTFLAIEDPQGRRVISLDKSIYSLGRESKNSIVLRSPHVSRYHATLLKVYSPETDAHLFQVIDGDLQGNRSTNGLKVNGKKCFSKTLHDRDLIQFSEQVRAYYLVTGVEATESFVYELCEQLSGNEKSKGNIDPFETVVGNESDTESVQNSVLIRLASFPELIPSPIIEIDLNGKITYINPAALLKLENIQQMQAKHPILTGLINIVDEQRQFFVREVEVDGAVFEQTIHYIAESRLLRSYLTDITERKRAESALRESEERYALAARAANDGLWDWKIKTQEIYYSSRWKSMLGYEEGEIGNSPDEWFNRIHPEDLQRVQAELAAHVEGATPHFRSEYRMLYKNGEYNWMLSQGIIVQDETGEVYRMAGSQTDIQGRKHAEAQLMHDALHDALTSLPNRVLFMDRLEHALEMTKRRSDYMFAVLFLDLDRFKVVNDSLGHQSGDQLLIALVKRLENCIRGADTLARLGGDEFAIILEDVRSVNDAKYVADRLQKQLALPFNIQKQEIFSSVSIGIALSNNTYVSAQEVLRDADIAMYRAKAQGKACYEIFDPSMHTKAVTLLQLESDLRRATERQDLMIHYQPIVSLSSGEIAGFEALLRWHHPERGWVKPGELIPVAEDTGLILPIGYWVLREACRQLKIWQEQFATEPPLTVSVNLSGKQFKEANLLGQIQHIITETQINPKTLKLEITESVIVENAEAAAKTLSELRAMGVQIYIDDFGTGYSSLGYLHRFPLDALKIDRSFIINMCNETESAEIVQTIINLAQNLQIYIVAEGVETQQQWEQLRKIDSTGGYGQGYYFSHPLSGAEVEQLLAEEVQW
- the arsM gene encoding arsenosugar biosynthesis arsenite methyltransferase ArsM; this encodes MTYLETAADFYSQVAETPQVGLCCVQSNPLQFPGLKIPQAMQEMNYGCGTTIHPTELVNQPTVLYVGVGGGLEALQFAYFSRIPGGVIAVEPVPAMRQAAKRNLATASLENSWFDPSFVQIIEGDAFQLPVADESVDVVAQNCLFNIFEPEDLNKALQEAYRVLKPGGRLLMSDPIATRPIPEHLRQDQRLRAMCLSGALTYDDYVKHLVTVGFGQVEIRARRPYRLLDSQTYNLTDSLLLESLDSVAFKVIIPEDGACIFTGKTAIYTGDHEIFDDSNGHILTKGVPAAVCDKTAGKLSNSFPQEIMVTDSTWHYQGGGCC